Proteins found in one Planctomycetes bacterium MalM25 genomic segment:
- a CDS encoding Soj-like protein, with amino-acid sequence MGRVLCIANQKGGVGKTTTAVNLAAALAASGGRTLLIDLDPQCNATSAIGGEPTERHPLVQRTPLREAVAPTQVENLELLPGSRSFHDVDHLATAGGSESQLVAEHLAASLSVYDAVLVDCPPSLGALTETALATADEVVMPLECEYFAMEGLTQMIELVKRVMQRRNSRLRLGGILLTKHDPTLELTHEVEREVREFFGGAVFQTVVPRDVALAEAPSHGQSILEYDCRSRGARAYIEVCQEVLSP; translated from the coding sequence ATGGGCCGCGTCCTCTGCATCGCCAATCAGAAAGGTGGCGTCGGCAAGACGACCACCGCCGTGAACCTCGCCGCCGCGCTGGCGGCGTCGGGCGGGCGGACGCTGCTAATCGACCTCGACCCGCAATGCAACGCGACCAGCGCCATCGGCGGCGAGCCGACCGAGCGGCACCCGCTGGTGCAGCGGACTCCGCTCCGCGAGGCGGTCGCGCCGACCCAGGTCGAGAACCTCGAGCTGCTCCCCGGCAGCCGCTCGTTCCACGATGTGGACCACCTCGCCACCGCCGGCGGCAGCGAGTCGCAACTGGTCGCCGAGCACCTGGCGGCGAGCCTCAGCGTGTACGACGCGGTTCTGGTCGACTGCCCCCCGTCGCTCGGCGCCCTGACGGAGACCGCCCTGGCCACGGCCGACGAGGTCGTCATGCCGCTGGAGTGCGAGTACTTCGCGATGGAGGGGCTCACCCAGATGATCGAACTGGTGAAGCGGGTCATGCAGCGGCGGAACAGCCGTTTGCGGCTCGGCGGGATCCTGCTAACCAAACACGACCCGACCCTTGAGCTGACCCATGAGGTCGAGCGCGAGGTGCGGGAGTTCTTTGGCGGGGCGGTCTTCCAGACCGTCGTGCCGCGCGATGTCGCTCTGGCCGAGGCGCCCAGCCACGGCCAATCCATACTCGAATACGATTGCCGCTCGCGCGGAGCGCGGGCCTACATCGAAGTCTGCCAGGAGGTCCTGTCGCCATGA
- the parB gene encoding putative chromosome-partitioning protein ParB translates to MSKERRLGRGLEALLGRSLDEPAPTHAPVPQATPAEAPTTSPADDATHEGVMSRDGEGQKWLDLSVIEPNPFQPRKRFDEEEIADLADSIREHGVLQPLVVRRIDGRFELVAGERRLRAIQSLDWKQVPVTVRDLEDRQTAELALVENLQRKDLNPLEKAASFERYLRDYDCTQEDLARRVSVNRSTVANLIRLLELPEDVKGMVVAGDLSQGHARALLSLDTAEQSSVAKRVSGEGLSVRKTEQLVQERLADAADEALRVVGEDGVSRPQPPTRSEQLASLETELARSLGTKVKLTQTAKGSGKITLHFANGDEFERLRGLLTPPAQRASEAA, encoded by the coding sequence ATGAGCAAGGAACGCCGTTTGGGTCGTGGGCTGGAAGCGCTGCTCGGTCGTTCGCTCGACGAGCCGGCGCCAACGCACGCGCCGGTCCCCCAGGCCACCCCCGCCGAAGCGCCTACCACCTCGCCGGCCGACGACGCCACGCACGAGGGCGTCATGTCGCGCGACGGGGAGGGCCAGAAGTGGCTCGACCTGAGCGTGATCGAGCCCAACCCGTTCCAGCCGCGTAAGCGCTTCGACGAAGAAGAGATCGCCGACCTGGCCGACAGCATCCGCGAGCACGGCGTGCTCCAGCCGCTGGTCGTGCGGCGGATCGACGGGCGGTTCGAGCTGGTCGCGGGCGAACGCCGGCTGCGGGCGATCCAGTCGCTCGACTGGAAGCAGGTCCCGGTCACGGTGCGCGACCTGGAGGACCGTCAGACCGCCGAGCTGGCGCTGGTCGAGAACTTGCAGCGCAAGGACCTGAACCCGCTTGAGAAGGCGGCCAGCTTCGAGCGCTACCTCCGCGACTACGACTGCACCCAAGAGGACCTGGCCCGCCGGGTGAGCGTCAATCGCTCGACGGTCGCCAACCTGATCCGTCTGCTCGAGCTGCCCGAGGACGTGAAGGGGATGGTCGTCGCCGGCGACCTGAGCCAGGGCCACGCCCGGGCGTTGTTGTCGCTCGACACGGCCGAGCAATCGAGCGTCGCGAAGCGGGTCTCGGGCGAGGGGCTCTCGGTCCGCAAGACGGAGCAACTGGTCCAAGAGCGGCTCGCCGACGCGGCCGACGAGGCGCTTCGAGTTGTCGGCGAGGACGGTGTCAGCCGCCCCCAGCCGCCCACCCGCAGCGAGCAGCTCGCGTCCCTGGAGACCGAGTTGGCCCGCTCGCTGGGGACCAAGGTGAAGCTGACCCAGACCGCCAAGGGATCCGGGAAGATCACCCTCCACTTCGCCAACGGCGACGAATTCGAGCGCCTCCGCGGCCTGCTAACCCCCCCCGCCCAGCGGGCGTCGGAAGCCGCCTGA
- a CDS encoding apolipoprotein N-acyltransferase, whose translation MPTFRIALANLRPGVDRDEALLLIQEAVLRASGTGAQIVVFPEGYVPGYRAGGAVEPFDPDWLDEAWQRIDQAAMESEIGVVLGTERRVDKGLRLTARVTRPNGVLAGYQDKVQLDPSEESTYEPGHGRRLFEIGGLRFGIVICHEGWRYPETVRWAARAGAQVVFHPHFEITEAGASTPARFADPANTFHEKAMLCRAAENTIYFASCNAALPGGTTTSAVIDPEGRLVAHQPYGEHGLLVVDLDLERATGLLADRLRPDGLTRSTTA comes from the coding sequence ATGCCCACCTTCAGGATAGCCCTCGCGAACTTGCGGCCGGGCGTCGATCGGGACGAGGCGCTCCTGCTAATCCAAGAAGCGGTCCTCAGGGCTTCGGGAACGGGCGCCCAGATCGTGGTCTTTCCCGAGGGCTATGTCCCCGGGTACCGCGCCGGCGGTGCGGTCGAACCGTTCGACCCGGACTGGCTCGACGAGGCCTGGCAGCGGATCGATCAAGCGGCGATGGAAAGCGAGATCGGCGTGGTGCTCGGCACCGAACGGCGAGTCGACAAGGGACTCCGGCTCACCGCCCGGGTCACGCGACCGAACGGCGTCCTGGCGGGCTACCAAGACAAGGTGCAGCTCGATCCTTCGGAGGAGTCGACCTACGAACCGGGCCACGGCCGGCGGCTTTTTGAGATCGGCGGCCTCCGCTTCGGCATCGTGATCTGCCACGAAGGCTGGCGCTATCCCGAGACGGTTCGCTGGGCCGCAAGAGCGGGGGCCCAGGTCGTCTTCCACCCACACTTTGAGATCACCGAAGCGGGCGCATCGACGCCCGCTCGGTTCGCCGACCCGGCCAACACATTCCACGAGAAGGCGATGCTCTGCCGGGCCGCGGAGAACACGATCTACTTCGCCAGCTGCAACGCCGCCCTGCCCGGCGGCACGACCACGTCAGCGGTGATCGACCCAGAGGGGCGGCTCGTCGCCCACCAACCGTACGGCGAACACGGCCTGCTGGTCGTGGATCTCGACCTAGAACGAGCCACCGGTCTGCTCGCCGACCGCCTCCGCCCGGACGGCTTGACTCGCTCAACTACAGCGTAG